One Deltaproteobacteria bacterium genomic window carries:
- a CDS encoding cob(I)yrinic acid a,c-diamide adenosyltransferase, with amino-acid sequence MVRINRVYTKAGDGGDTSLVGGDRVPKDSLRIDCYGTVDEVNAAIGLVRTALAASAARDALLPILTRIQNELFNLGAELATPDAARRARQPAIEARHVVALEADIDRFNEQLEPLRSFVLPGGGWVSAYCHLARTVCRRAERLVVRLAREDSVGDHAVAYLNRLSDALFVFGRWAAMRDGEVEPVWEPETT; translated from the coding sequence ATGGTCCGCATCAACCGCGTGTACACCAAGGCGGGCGACGGCGGCGACACGTCGCTCGTCGGCGGCGACCGCGTCCCGAAGGATTCGCTGCGCATCGACTGCTACGGTACGGTGGACGAGGTCAACGCGGCGATCGGGCTGGTTCGCACGGCGTTGGCCGCGTCGGCCGCGCGCGACGCATTGCTGCCGATCCTCACGCGCATTCAGAACGAACTGTTCAACCTCGGCGCCGAACTCGCGACGCCCGACGCGGCGAGGCGGGCGCGTCAACCGGCGATCGAGGCGCGCCATGTCGTCGCGCTCGAGGCCGACATCGACCGGTTCAACGAGCAGCTCGAGCCGCTGCGCAGCTTCGTGTTGCCCGGCGGCGGCTGGGTGTCGGCGTATTGCCACCTGGCACGCACGGTGTGCAGGCGGGCTGAGCGGCTGGTCGTGCGGCTGGCGCGCGAAGACAGCGTTGGCGACCACGCGGTTGCGTACCTCAATCGGTTGTCGGACGCGCTGTTCGTGTTCGGCCGGTGGGCCGCCATGCGCGACGGCGAAGTCGAGCCCGTCTGGGAGCCCGAGACCACCTAG
- a CDS encoding aminotransferase class V-fold PLP-dependent enzyme produces the protein MPASRAVVLANHLVLQSGGRLSSASVALIRRTLAGLARAGVRDVAVVDGHHAAELRAALGLHELPALRVTVLENRSWRTASGATARLARPFAGDEPVLVLRGDRPLDDEALAELAASDLDGAVAAIAIAAVPDAPAVGLADEPKVRLRPGARREVAAIGLDLDPCDAVFTGHLLAAPELFDALDALPNPALEDALAEVLAAGGRVLARPGHVAWLWGGRQPAPVDDQVEALLGAKSHPRYHLLNPGPVNTTARVKSALVHPDVCHRDAAFSELMVSLTGKLRRIFRASPRHTIALITGSGTAAMECALASTVPRDRKVLVVDNGAFGERFLEVARVHDMDVVHLRYAWGDVVDPADVRRALERDPEIAVVAMVHHETSVGLLNPVREVGALCREYGALFVVDAVSSLGAEDLDVVRDGIDVCYASANKCLHAVSGVGFVCVAPDVWPRIEHIKPRSYYLDLKRYRYYADELAQTPFTPAVSAYFALDAACAEFLADGHAARFALYRRRNAKLRAGLAALGMAPFTRTGCESHSVVTCCVPDGVTFDELYAALRARGFIVYACKDVLADKFMQVANMGDLDDDTIDAFLTACGEEIARIRAAKAVAGGAELPPARAARA, from the coding sequence TCCAGTCGGGCGGCCGCCTGTCGAGCGCGTCGGTCGCGCTCATCCGCCGCACGCTCGCCGGCCTCGCCCGCGCGGGCGTTCGCGACGTGGCCGTCGTCGACGGCCACCACGCCGCCGAACTGCGCGCCGCGCTCGGCCTTCACGAGCTGCCGGCGCTGCGGGTGACGGTGCTCGAGAACCGGTCGTGGCGCACCGCGTCCGGCGCGACCGCGCGGCTCGCGCGGCCGTTCGCCGGCGACGAGCCGGTCCTCGTGCTGCGGGGCGACCGGCCGCTCGACGACGAGGCGCTCGCCGAACTGGCCGCCAGCGACCTCGACGGCGCCGTCGCCGCGATCGCGATCGCCGCCGTCCCCGACGCGCCGGCGGTCGGTCTCGCCGACGAGCCGAAGGTGCGCTTGCGGCCCGGCGCGCGCCGCGAGGTCGCCGCCATCGGGCTGGACCTCGACCCGTGCGACGCGGTGTTCACGGGCCACCTGCTCGCGGCGCCGGAGCTGTTCGACGCACTCGACGCGCTGCCGAATCCGGCGTTGGAGGACGCGCTCGCCGAGGTACTCGCCGCGGGCGGGCGCGTTCTCGCCCGCCCGGGCCACGTCGCGTGGCTGTGGGGCGGGCGCCAGCCGGCGCCGGTCGACGACCAGGTCGAGGCGCTGCTCGGCGCGAAGTCGCACCCGCGCTACCACCTGCTCAACCCGGGGCCGGTGAACACGACCGCGCGGGTCAAAAGCGCCCTCGTGCACCCCGACGTGTGCCATCGCGACGCCGCGTTCAGCGAGCTGATGGTGTCGCTCACCGGCAAGCTGCGGCGCATCTTCCGCGCGTCGCCGCGTCACACCATCGCGCTGATCACCGGCAGCGGCACGGCGGCGATGGAGTGTGCGCTCGCTTCGACCGTGCCGCGCGACCGCAAGGTGCTCGTCGTCGACAACGGCGCGTTCGGCGAGCGGTTCCTCGAGGTCGCTCGGGTGCACGACATGGACGTCGTCCACCTGCGCTACGCCTGGGGCGACGTCGTCGACCCGGCCGACGTGCGGCGCGCGCTCGAGCGCGATCCGGAGATCGCCGTCGTCGCCATGGTGCACCACGAGACGTCGGTCGGGCTGCTCAACCCGGTGCGCGAGGTCGGCGCGCTGTGCCGCGAGTACGGCGCGCTGTTCGTCGTCGACGCGGTGTCGTCGCTCGGCGCCGAGGACCTCGACGTCGTACGCGACGGCATCGACGTGTGCTACGCGAGCGCCAACAAATGTCTGCACGCGGTAAGCGGCGTGGGCTTCGTGTGCGTCGCGCCGGACGTGTGGCCGCGGATCGAGCACATCAAGCCGCGCAGCTACTACCTCGACCTCAAGCGTTACCGCTACTACGCCGACGAGCTCGCGCAGACGCCCTTCACGCCGGCGGTGTCGGCCTACTTCGCGCTCGACGCGGCGTGCGCCGAGTTCCTCGCCGACGGCCACGCCGCGCGGTTCGCCCTGTACCGACGTCGCAACGCCAAGCTGCGCGCAGGGCTGGCCGCGCTCGGCATGGCGCCGTTTACCCGCACCGGGTGCGAGTCGCACTCCGTCGTCACGTGCTGCGTGCCGGACGGCGTCACGTTCGACGAGTTGTACGCCGCGCTGCGCGCGCGCGGCTTCATCGTGTACGCGTGCAAGGACGTGCTGGCCGACAAGTTCATGCAGGTCGCCAACATGGGCGACCTCGACGACGACACGATCGACGCGTTCCTCACCGCGTGCGGCGAGGAGATCGCGCGCATCCGCGCGGCCAAGGCGGTCGCGGGCGGGGCGGAGCTGCCGCCGGCGCGGGCTGCGCGCGCGTAG
- a CDS encoding peptidylprolyl isomerase codes for MKIEDGRRVRIQCKLSVAGGDLIEESEVEFIQGAGTVIPGLEKALAGLDAGASKSGVIPADEAFSAVDHLPPKHIPRAEFPADATLAVGETFVAKGPHGEDVTFRVERVGDDDVEVRFVHPLAGKDIAYDVTVLSVTDPLPPPLPGDALPEADD; via the coding sequence GTGAAGATCGAAGACGGCAGGCGGGTCCGCATTCAGTGCAAACTCAGCGTCGCCGGCGGCGACCTCATCGAGGAAAGCGAGGTCGAGTTCATCCAGGGAGCGGGGACCGTGATCCCGGGCCTGGAGAAGGCGCTCGCGGGGCTCGATGCTGGGGCGTCGAAGTCGGGCGTGATCCCGGCCGACGAGGCGTTCAGCGCCGTCGACCACCTTCCGCCGAAACACATTCCGCGCGCGGAGTTCCCGGCGGACGCCACCCTGGCGGTCGGAGAGACGTTCGTGGCGAAGGGGCCGCACGGCGAGGACGTGACGTTTCGGGTGGAGCGCGTCGGGGACGACGACGTGGAGGTGCGGTTCGTACACCCGCTGGCGGGCAAGGACATCGCGTACGACGTCACGGTGTTGTCGGTGACGGACCCGCTGCCGCCGCCGCTGCCGGGTGACGCGCTGCCGGAAGCCGACGACTGA
- a CDS encoding glycerophosphodiester phosphodiesterase: MAFARPPRPGYTRAIPLPRPKRPLLYSHRGASRERPENTLPSFLRALEIGTDAIETDAHMTADGHVVLSHDPDGWRMCAVRKRIRDWPLAEVQSWDAGFGFVDADGHRPFAGRGYRIPTLAEVLDALPDTPLNIDLKQTDPPIAPAVVRLLRERDAERRVTLASFHREPLDLVRRLGYRGPTALSEDDIRWLLLAPRCVWRALRRPGDAAQVPPLHGRIRFARRRFIRKCHQLGLRVDYWTINDPGEAARLLDAGADGIMTDDPAAIAPVFRSRYPDFPSSAPPRPAGA, translated from the coding sequence ATGGCCTTCGCGCGGCCGCCGCGGCCGGGATACACTCGCGCCATTCCGCTGCCCCGCCCCAAACGCCCGCTGCTGTACAGCCACCGCGGCGCATCGCGCGAGCGGCCGGAGAACACGCTGCCTTCGTTTCTGCGCGCGCTGGAGATCGGCACCGACGCGATCGAGACGGACGCGCACATGACCGCCGACGGCCACGTCGTGCTGTCGCACGACCCGGACGGCTGGCGGATGTGCGCGGTGCGCAAACGCATCCGCGACTGGCCGCTGGCCGAGGTGCAGTCGTGGGACGCGGGCTTCGGCTTCGTCGACGCCGACGGCCACCGGCCATTCGCGGGGCGCGGCTACCGCATCCCGACGCTCGCGGAGGTACTCGACGCGCTGCCCGACACGCCGCTGAACATCGACCTCAAGCAGACCGACCCGCCAATCGCGCCGGCGGTCGTGCGGCTGTTGCGCGAACGCGACGCGGAACGTCGCGTGACGCTCGCGAGCTTTCATCGCGAACCGCTCGACCTGGTGCGCCGGCTCGGCTACCGCGGGCCGACCGCGCTGTCGGAGGACGACATTCGCTGGCTGCTGCTGGCGCCGCGGTGCGTGTGGCGAGCGCTGCGGCGGCCGGGCGACGCCGCGCAGGTGCCGCCGCTACACGGTCGGATCCGGTTCGCGCGGCGCCGGTTCATCCGCAAGTGCCACCAGCTCGGGCTCCGCGTCGACTATTGGACGATCAACGATCCCGGCGAGGCCGCTCGGTTGCTCGACGCCGGCGCCGACGGGATCATGACCGACGATCCGGCGGCCATCGCGCCCGTGTTCCGCAGCCGGTACCCGGACTTCCCCTCGAGCGCACCGCCGCGCCCGGCCGGCGCGTAG
- a CDS encoding amidase has product MRDAAALAAAYRDGSDTPEAVVARAQAAAAQADVDEPPLRALIATLDVRARRDAAASARRWRDGRPLSPLDGVPYVVKDNLDVAGQRTTAGSRVPLPIPARDAWVVDRLRRAGAVCVGKANMHELGAGTTGINPHYGTPRNPWDPARWCGGSSSGSACAVAAGVVPIAVGTDAGGSIRAPASFVGAVGLKPTFGRVSRIGMAVLCDTLDHIGPIARTCRDVAVALAAMAGVHPDDDETWDQPPLPDFDAIVAALAEPIAGVRVGVARAVLDGPLVDPEVAAGVRRAADVLADAGATLVDVEVPDLERSLFVGLVLLAAEGPSGLEAIVERHFDRLGADLRVMWRVGDHFTARDYLKAQRIRNQIRAQWAAAFSSVDLVLLPAAGIPAGEIRADALATGELDQATSTRAIAHTFPSNLTGYPAVSVPSGLAGDVPTGAQLVARPWCELLALRAAAVVERAGLLSGRPVRCYDV; this is encoded by the coding sequence ATGCGTGACGCCGCCGCGCTGGCCGCCGCGTATCGCGACGGCAGCGACACGCCGGAAGCCGTGGTCGCGCGTGCGCAGGCCGCCGCGGCGCAGGCCGACGTCGACGAGCCGCCGCTGCGCGCGTTGATCGCCACGCTGGACGTGCGCGCCCGCCGCGACGCCGCCGCGTCCGCCCGGCGCTGGCGTGACGGCCGGCCGCTGTCGCCGCTGGACGGCGTGCCGTACGTCGTCAAGGACAATCTCGACGTGGCCGGCCAGCGAACGACCGCCGGCTCTCGCGTGCCGCTGCCGATCCCGGCGCGCGACGCGTGGGTGGTCGACCGCCTGCGCCGCGCGGGGGCCGTGTGCGTCGGCAAGGCGAACATGCACGAACTAGGCGCCGGCACGACCGGCATCAACCCGCACTACGGCACCCCGCGCAATCCGTGGGATCCGGCGCGCTGGTGCGGCGGGTCGTCGAGCGGATCGGCCTGCGCGGTGGCGGCGGGGGTCGTGCCGATCGCCGTCGGTACGGACGCCGGCGGCTCCATCCGCGCGCCGGCGAGCTTCGTCGGGGCCGTCGGGCTCAAGCCGACGTTCGGCCGGGTGTCCCGCATCGGCATGGCCGTGCTGTGCGACACGCTCGACCACATCGGGCCGATCGCGCGCACCTGCCGCGACGTCGCCGTCGCGTTGGCCGCGATGGCCGGCGTTCACCCCGACGACGACGAGACGTGGGATCAGCCCCCGCTTCCCGACTTCGACGCGATCGTCGCCGCGCTCGCCGAGCCGATCGCCGGCGTGCGGGTCGGCGTCGCCCGCGCCGTGCTCGATGGCCCGCTCGTGGACCCGGAGGTCGCCGCCGGCGTGCGGCGCGCCGCCGACGTACTTGCCGACGCAGGGGCGACGCTCGTCGACGTGGAAGTGCCCGACCTCGAACGGTCGCTGTTTGTCGGGCTCGTGCTGCTCGCAGCGGAGGGGCCGTCGGGGCTCGAGGCGATCGTCGAACGACACTTCGACCGCCTCGGCGCCGACCTGCGCGTGATGTGGCGGGTGGGCGACCACTTCACCGCGCGCGACTACCTCAAGGCACAGCGCATTCGCAACCAGATTCGCGCACAGTGGGCCGCGGCGTTTTCGTCGGTCGACCTCGTGCTGTTACCGGCTGCCGGGATTCCTGCCGGTGAGATTCGCGCCGATGCGCTCGCCACCGGCGAACTCGATCAGGCGACCAGCACACGGGCGATCGCTCACACGTTCCCGTCGAATCTCACCGGCTACCCGGCGGTGTCCGTGCCGAGCGGGCTCGCCGGCGACGTTCCCACCGGTGCCCAGCTCGTCGCGCGGCCGTGGTGCGAGCTGCTGGCACTGCGCGCCGCCGCTGTCGTCGAGCGCGCCGGGTTGCTGTCCGGGCGCCCGGTGCGCTGTTACGACGTGTAG
- the bioB gene encoding biotin synthase BioB, with product MTPNWQEIADRSIAGAPIDRASAVAVLRAPASELLAVLDAAFRVRRTFHGRKVHIHVLDNAKRGGCPEDCGFCSQSRHYATDPGEAPIKTVDELVAGARRAKEAGAFRYCMVTATHGPSQRDLDVVCEAARRIKAELGLSVCASLGFLTEDKARRLAAAGVDRFNHNLETSARHFPKVVSTHTFEDRVATVRIAKAAGLETCCGGIVGLGESEDDVVDLAYALRELAVDSVPVNFLDPRDGTPLAGAGLVEPNYALRVLAMFRFLHPRADLRMAGGREVTLRSLQPLALYVVNSIFTDGYLTTPGARARDDHAMIRDLGFEIEVHGGHAADPPARHLPVAPAQG from the coding sequence ATGACCCCCAATTGGCAGGAGATCGCCGACCGGAGCATCGCCGGCGCGCCCATCGATCGCGCCTCGGCCGTCGCGGTCCTTCGCGCGCCGGCCAGCGAGCTGCTCGCCGTGCTCGACGCGGCGTTCCGCGTTCGGCGGACGTTCCACGGCCGCAAGGTGCACATCCACGTGCTCGACAACGCCAAGCGCGGCGGCTGCCCCGAGGACTGCGGATTTTGCTCGCAATCGCGCCACTACGCGACCGACCCAGGCGAGGCGCCGATCAAGACGGTGGACGAGCTGGTCGCGGGCGCGCGCCGCGCCAAGGAGGCGGGAGCGTTCCGCTACTGCATGGTGACCGCGACGCACGGGCCGTCGCAGCGCGACCTCGACGTCGTGTGCGAGGCGGCGCGTCGGATCAAGGCGGAACTCGGCCTGTCGGTGTGTGCGTCGCTCGGATTCCTCACGGAGGACAAGGCGCGCCGGCTCGCGGCCGCCGGCGTCGACCGGTTCAACCACAACCTCGAAACCAGCGCGCGCCACTTTCCGAAGGTGGTGTCGACGCACACCTTCGAAGACCGGGTCGCGACGGTGCGCATTGCGAAGGCGGCCGGGCTCGAAACCTGCTGTGGCGGCATCGTCGGACTCGGCGAGTCAGAAGACGACGTGGTCGACCTCGCGTATGCGTTGCGCGAACTCGCCGTCGACTCGGTGCCCGTCAACTTCCTCGACCCGCGCGACGGCACGCCGCTGGCCGGGGCCGGCCTTGTCGAGCCGAACTATGCGCTGCGCGTGTTGGCGATGTTTCGCTTCCTGCACCCGCGCGCCGACCTGCGCATGGCCGGGGGGCGCGAGGTCACGCTGCGATCCCTGCAGCCGCTCGCGCTGTACGTCGTCAACTCGATCTTCACCGACGGCTATCTCACGACTCCCGGGGCGCGCGCGCGCGACGACCACGCCATGATCCGCGACCTCGGTTTCGAGATCGAGGTGCACGGCGGCCACGCGGCCGACCCGCCCGCGCGCCATCTGCCCGTCGCGCCGGCGCAGGGGTGA
- a CDS encoding serine/threonine protein kinase, with translation MDWARMVGFRWRMRVCPRCRAEYSGSERFCSRDQNVLVEQVDIDRIGTQVGNYFLLDILGRGGMGTVYSGEHVYIGKKVAVKVLHHRFAKYEEAIQRFLREARAASSINHPNIVDVTDFGPLPDGGVFFVMEYLEGTSLEDMIEREGPIPLHRALNIANQIALALAAAHDQGIVHRDLKPENIMLIERPGRREIVRTLPEGGNGPPRYVVEKEKKYDFVKLLDFGIAKVLAVQGENLPGQTMQGAVFGTPEYMSPEAARGDPVDHRADIYSLGVILFDMLCGRPPFEAEAAADVLSMQIHNPAPSPRATNPHVEITEAAEALIFKAMAKDPAQRHQSMDEFREELQFCYGSIAFKRHAAAIVGDTPPGPQSRQKRLTDELSEWMADAEQPRLSPEEARMVAIVNAAEQVFAEALPPEEQERLADALDRALEDDD, from the coding sequence ATGGATTGGGCTCGCATGGTAGGCTTTCGGTGGCGTATGCGCGTATGCCCTCGCTGTCGCGCAGAGTACTCCGGCTCGGAGCGCTTCTGCTCGCGTGACCAAAACGTCCTCGTCGAGCAAGTTGACATCGACCGGATCGGGACGCAAGTCGGCAACTATTTCCTGCTCGACATCCTTGGCCGCGGGGGCATGGGTACGGTCTACAGCGGCGAGCACGTCTACATCGGCAAGAAGGTCGCCGTCAAAGTCCTGCACCACCGGTTCGCGAAGTACGAGGAGGCGATCCAGCGGTTCTTGCGCGAGGCGCGCGCCGCATCATCGATCAACCACCCCAACATCGTCGACGTCACGGACTTCGGCCCGCTACCCGACGGCGGCGTGTTCTTCGTGATGGAGTACCTCGAGGGCACGAGCCTCGAGGACATGATCGAGCGCGAAGGCCCGATCCCGCTGCACCGCGCGCTCAACATCGCGAACCAGATCGCGCTGGCGCTCGCAGCCGCGCACGACCAGGGGATCGTCCACCGCGATCTCAAGCCTGAGAACATCATGCTGATCGAGCGGCCCGGCCGACGCGAGATCGTCCGCACGCTGCCCGAAGGCGGCAACGGCCCGCCGCGCTACGTCGTCGAGAAAGAAAAGAAGTACGACTTCGTCAAGCTGCTGGACTTTGGCATCGCCAAGGTGCTCGCCGTTCAGGGCGAAAACCTGCCGGGTCAGACCATGCAGGGGGCGGTGTTCGGGACTCCCGAGTACATGTCGCCCGAAGCGGCCCGCGGCGACCCGGTCGACCACCGCGCCGACATCTACTCGCTGGGCGTGATCCTGTTCGACATGCTGTGCGGCCGGCCGCCATTCGAGGCCGAGGCGGCCGCCGACGTGCTGTCGATGCAAATCCACAATCCCGCGCCGTCTCCGCGCGCGACCAATCCACACGTCGAGATCACGGAGGCCGCGGAGGCGCTGATCTTCAAGGCGATGGCCAAGGACCCGGCGCAGCGCCACCAGTCGATGGACGAGTTCCGCGAAGAGTTGCAGTTCTGCTACGGCTCGATCGCGTTCAAGCGGCACGCCGCGGCCATCGTCGGCGACACGCCGCCTGGCCCGCAGAGCCGGCAAAAGCGGCTCACCGACGAGTTGTCCGAGTGGATGGCCGACGCAGAGCAGCCGCGCCTGTCCCCGGAAGAAGCGCGCATGGTCGCGATCGTCAACGCCGCCGAACAGGTGTTCGCCGAAGCGCTGCCCCCGGAGGAGCAGGAGCGCCTCGCCGACGCCCTCGACCGCGCACTCGAGGACGACGACTGA